The following are encoded together in the Deinococcus soli (ex Cha et al. 2016) genome:
- a CDS encoding YqeG family HAD IIIA-type phosphatase, whose amino-acid sequence MSRPAPAPSRSLLRPADVIDHVTHITPEFLADRGLHGLLLDLDNTLVPYGSYDPAGVAQTLAWVRDLKLAGVGLYLLSNATGQRAAFWLDRLDFQGVGLAGKPNPRAFRKALRALNLPPAQVGMVGDQLFTDVLGGNLSGMHTILVRPLVTNALPHTRVARRLERAVLKRYGHDWHH is encoded by the coding sequence GTGAGCCGCCCCGCCCCCGCCCCCTCCCGCAGCCTGCTGCGCCCGGCGGACGTGATCGACCACGTCACGCACATCACGCCGGAATTCCTGGCGGACCGGGGCCTGCACGGGCTGCTGCTGGACCTCGACAACACCCTGGTGCCGTACGGCAGTTACGACCCGGCGGGCGTGGCGCAGACCCTGGCGTGGGTGCGGGACCTGAAACTCGCCGGGGTGGGCCTGTACCTCCTGAGCAACGCGACCGGGCAGCGGGCCGCGTTCTGGCTGGACAGGCTGGACTTCCAGGGCGTCGGGCTGGCCGGGAAACCCAACCCCCGGGCGTTCCGTAAGGCCCTGCGCGCCCTGAACCTGCCGCCCGCGCAGGTGGGCATGGTGGGCGACCAGCTGTTCACGGACGTGCTGGGCGGCAACCTGAGCGGCATGCACACTATTCTGGTCCGACCTCTGGTCACCAACGCCCTTCCTCATACGCGCGTGGCCCGCAGGCTGGAACGCGCGGTTCTGAAACGCTACGGGCACGACTGGCACCACTGA